Proteins encoded together in one Balaenoptera musculus isolate JJ_BM4_2016_0621 chromosome 6, mBalMus1.pri.v3, whole genome shotgun sequence window:
- the CCL21 gene encoding C-C motif chemokine 21, with translation MAQSLILSILVLVLAFCIPQTQGSDGGAQDCCLKYSLRKIPTHVVRSYRKQEPSLGCPIPAILFSPRKRSQPELCADPRKAWVQQLMQRLDKPSAPWKPAQDCKKDKGAPKSGKKGKSSKGCKRTETPKRP, from the exons ATGGCTCAGTCGCTGATTCTGAGCATCCTTGTCCTAGTCCTGGCCTTCTGCATCCCCCAGACCCAAG GCAGTGATGGAGGAGCACAGGACTGTTGCCTCAAGTACAGCCTAAGGAAGATTCCCACCCACGTTGTCCGCAGCTACCGGAAGCAGGAACCAAGCCTGGGTTGCCCCATCCCAGCTATCCT GTTCTCGCCTCGGAAACGCTCTCAGCCAGAGCTATGTGCAGACCCTAGAAAGGCCTGGGTGCAGCAGCTGATGCAGCGTCTGGACAAGCCATCAGCCCCATGGAAACCAGCCCAGGACTGTAAGAAGGACAAGGGGGCCCCCAAGTCTGGCAAGAAGGGAAAGAGCTCCAAAGGCTGTAAGAG GACTGAGACCCCAAAACGGCCATAG